The following are from one region of the Bacteroidota bacterium genome:
- a CDS encoding alpha/beta fold hydrolase: MNNNEGFIHYDAYHLYYQRFGTGPKVLLAFHGFDGNSADFEKLQISLGIDYSIFSFDLFFHGKSYIDQSVDDPILNDTTFGDLIQFFLDKHQLKKTSLLGYSLGGKLAMGLVEVMPYKWENIFLIASDGFKQSLWNNFVASTTLGQLIFERVIRHPQIFVKVAAVMKRVKLLPHKLHSFLLLQMESPEKRKKVYDVLLLYREYRPNISRLGNICKRYQINLQVIAGKNDEIVPPQPMIEFMQGVNFGNMHLLNCAHNLLDLPNELATIVKNNLLHTVSWEMKAAQNV; encoded by the coding sequence ATGAACAATAACGAAGGTTTTATTCATTATGATGCGTATCATTTGTATTACCAGCGATTTGGAACAGGGCCTAAGGTTTTGCTTGCGTTTCATGGTTTTGATGGCAACTCTGCCGATTTTGAAAAACTCCAAATTTCGTTGGGTATTGATTATTCCATATTTTCTTTTGACTTATTTTTCCATGGTAAAAGTTATATTGATCAATCGGTAGATGATCCTATTCTGAATGATACCACATTTGGCGACCTCATTCAATTTTTTCTTGACAAGCATCAACTTAAAAAAACTTCGTTACTCGGCTATTCCCTTGGAGGTAAACTTGCAATGGGCCTTGTAGAAGTTATGCCTTATAAATGGGAAAATATTTTTCTGATTGCCAGCGATGGCTTCAAGCAGAGTTTGTGGAATAATTTTGTAGCAAGTACTACCTTGGGGCAATTAATTTTTGAACGGGTAATTCGTCATCCACAAATTTTTGTAAAAGTGGCTGCCGTGATGAAGCGCGTAAAACTCCTTCCACATAAGTTGCATAGTTTTCTGTTGTTGCAAATGGAATCGCCCGAAAAGCGGAAAAAAGTTTATGATGTATTATTATTATATCGGGAGTATAGGCCCAACATCAGCCGTTTAGGAAATATTTGCAAACGCTATCAAATCAACTTACAAGTTATTGCAGGCAAAAATGATGAGATTGTTCCGCCACAACCCATGATTGAATTTATGCAAGGTGTAAACTTTGGCAATATGCATTTATTGAATTGCGCTCATAATCTACTTGATCTCCCAAACGAACTTGCAACTATTGTAAAGAATAATTTATTGCACACGGTATCGTGGGAAATGAAGGCTGCACAAAATGTGTAA
- the sucC gene encoding ADP-forming succinate--CoA ligase subunit beta has product MNLHEYQGKQILKSFGVAIQEGIVADTVDGAVQAAKDLQAQTGTGWWVVKSQIHAGGRGKGKIKGTEQRGVALAKSLDDVQTISKNILGNVLETIQTGPTGKVVNKVLIAQDVYYPGPTEHKEFYMSVLLNRSTGKNIIMYSTEGGMNIEDVAEHTPEKIFKEEIDPALGIQSYQARKVAFNLGLSGSAFKEMVKFVTALYNCYSQIDAAMFEINPLFKTTDDKIIAVDSKVTLDDNALFRHPQYAEMRDKSEEDPTEVLASENELNYVKLDGNVGCMVNGAGLAMATMDIIKLAGGEPANFLDVGCTANAARVEKAFRIILSDENVKAILVNIFGGIVRCDRVAQGIVDAYKNIGEIKVPIIVRLQGTNAEEAKRIIDESGLKVYSAIQLKEAADLVTKVMQ; this is encoded by the coding sequence ATGAATCTACACGAATATCAAGGTAAACAAATTCTAAAAAGTTTTGGCGTTGCCATACAAGAAGGGATAGTAGCCGACACTGTTGATGGTGCAGTGCAAGCCGCAAAAGATTTACAAGCACAAACTGGCACAGGTTGGTGGGTGGTGAAGTCGCAAATACATGCCGGAGGCAGAGGTAAGGGCAAGATTAAAGGAACCGAACAACGCGGAGTAGCATTGGCCAAATCGCTAGATGATGTACAAACGATATCGAAAAATATTTTAGGCAATGTGCTCGAAACTATTCAAACCGGGCCAACTGGTAAGGTAGTAAACAAAGTGTTGATTGCACAAGATGTATATTATCCCGGCCCAACAGAGCATAAAGAATTTTACATGAGCGTATTGCTAAATCGTAGTACAGGAAAAAATATTATCATGTACAGCACTGAAGGTGGAATGAATATAGAAGATGTTGCTGAGCATACACCAGAAAAAATTTTCAAAGAAGAAATTGACCCGGCTTTGGGCATACAATCGTATCAAGCACGCAAAGTGGCTTTTAATCTGGGCTTAAGCGGAAGTGCTTTCAAGGAAATGGTGAAGTTTGTGACTGCCCTATACAATTGTTATTCGCAAATTGATGCAGCCATGTTCGAAATTAATCCTCTGTTTAAAACAACCGATGATAAAATAATTGCTGTTGATTCAAAAGTTACCCTCGATGATAATGCATTGTTTCGACACCCTCAGTATGCAGAGATGCGTGATAAAAGCGAAGAGGATCCAACCGAGGTACTTGCAAGCGAAAACGAACTCAACTATGTAAAATTGGATGGCAATGTAGGTTGTATGGTTAATGGTGCCGGATTAGCGATGGCAACCATGGATATTATAAAACTTGCCGGTGGCGAGCCAGCAAACTTTTTGGATGTAGGGTGCACTGCCAATGCTGCCCGAGTAGAAAAAGCATTTCGCATCATACTAAGCGATGAAAATGTAAAAGCAATACTGGTAAATATTTTTGGTGGTATTGTACGATGCGACCGTGTAGCGCAAGGTATTGTTGACGCATACAAGAACATCGGTGAAATTAAAGTTCCAATCATTGTGAGACTTCAAGGCACTAATGCCGAAGAAGCAAAGCGAATAATAGATGAGAGTGGCCTCAAAGTTTATTCTGCTATTCAGTTGAAAGAAGCTGCTGATTTAGTTACTAAGGTTATGCAATAG
- a CDS encoding 3'-5' exonuclease produces MLDKIDLENILFLDIETVPGCSSFDELEEELKEMWLRKAEFLKKEEGQSNRDIYSRAGIFAEFGKIVCISCGYFYFSKGERKFRLKSFASHNETELLEDFSILLKQHFNKPQHLLCAHNGKEFDFPYIVRRMIINNIDVPAIMDIVMKKPWEVQHLDTMELWKFGDYKNYTPLNLLAYVLEIESPKDDIDGSMVHWVYWQEKDLERITTYCSKDVITIAQIILRYKKLNLLQQEEIIKL; encoded by the coding sequence ATGCTTGACAAAATAGATCTCGAAAACATTCTGTTTCTGGATATCGAAACCGTTCCGGGATGCAGCAGTTTTGATGAACTCGAAGAGGAGCTCAAAGAAATGTGGTTGCGTAAAGCTGAGTTTTTAAAGAAAGAAGAAGGGCAATCGAACAGGGACATCTATTCACGCGCAGGCATATTTGCAGAATTTGGAAAAATTGTATGTATTTCATGTGGCTATTTTTATTTTTCGAAAGGAGAACGAAAGTTCAGGCTGAAGTCTTTTGCCAGCCATAATGAAACTGAACTGCTCGAAGACTTTAGCATATTATTAAAACAGCATTTTAACAAGCCACAACATTTACTGTGTGCGCATAACGGAAAGGAATTTGATTTCCCCTACATTGTACGTAGAATGATTATCAATAACATTGATGTGCCAGCAATAATGGATATTGTGATGAAAAAACCCTGGGAGGTGCAACACCTTGACACGATGGAGTTGTGGAAATTTGGTGACTACAAAAATTACACGCCACTAAATTTGCTTGCTTATGTACTCGAAATAGAAAGCCCAAAGGATGATATTGATGGAAGCATGGTGCATTGGGTATATTGGCAAGAAAAAGATCTCGAACGCATAACCACCTATTGCAGCAAAGATGTTATTACCATTGCACAAATTATTTTACGCTATAAAAAACTAAACTTGCTGCAGCAGGAAGAAATCATCAAATTATAA
- the speB gene encoding agmatinase, with protein MPKSLTAKDNFLGIAEKKYYDYATSKYVIQQVPYEHTSSYLAGSAKGPAAIVKASQYVELYDEVLDCESYSKCGIATVPAINFKNKVNAAAVELIANETTKHLDAGKYVVSFGAEHTVTYGFVKAYSERYKNLTVLQIDAHSDLRDTYHNNKYSHASVMHRVHDMGLNLVQIGIRAQCIEESDLIKKSKNIKTYYAHRIRKDKNWAAKALADCSENVYLTIDADGFDPSIMPAVGTAEPQGLFWDETVTFLESVIKNKNVVGFDIVECAPMKGSILSEYTLAKLAYRLIGFLEQK; from the coding sequence ATGCCTAAATCGCTAACAGCTAAGGACAACTTTCTAGGTATTGCTGAAAAGAAATATTACGATTATGCTACCAGCAAATATGTAATACAGCAAGTGCCGTATGAGCATACATCATCCTACTTGGCGGGTAGTGCCAAAGGGCCGGCTGCTATCGTAAAAGCTTCGCAGTATGTAGAGTTGTATGATGAAGTACTCGATTGCGAATCATATTCCAAGTGTGGTATTGCCACCGTGCCAGCTATTAATTTTAAAAATAAAGTAAATGCAGCAGCAGTAGAATTAATAGCTAATGAAACTACCAAGCACCTTGATGCCGGTAAATATGTTGTTTCATTTGGTGCTGAGCATACGGTTACCTATGGTTTTGTAAAGGCATATAGCGAGCGTTATAAAAACCTCACTGTATTGCAAATAGATGCACACAGCGACTTACGCGATACTTATCATAACAATAAGTATTCTCATGCAAGTGTAATGCATCGCGTGCATGACATGGGATTAAACTTAGTTCAGATTGGCATTCGTGCTCAATGCATCGAAGAGTCGGATTTGATTAAGAAATCAAAAAATATAAAAACGTATTACGCACACCGCATACGCAAGGATAAGAACTGGGCTGCTAAGGCTTTGGCTGATTGCAGCGAGAATGTTTACCTTACAATTGATGCGGATGGATTTGATCCTTCAATTATGCCTGCAGTTGGAACTGCTGAGCCTCAGGGTTTGTTTTGGGACGAAACAGTAACTTTTCTCGAATCAGTTATAAAAAATAAAAACGTAGTAGGGTTTGATATTGTAGAATGTGCTCCTATGAAAGGCTCCATTCTTAGCGAATATACCTTGGCTAAATTGGCTTACCGCCTTATTGGTTTTTTGGAGCAAAAATAG
- a CDS encoding putative metal-dependent hydrolase, whose product MENLQYPIGKFQFQDFFSADTVAHCISDIEKLPGQMQKSLSHIAKEKYAIPYRPNGWNAVQLVNHIADSHANALIRFKLGITEDYPTVKPYREELWATLPDGMNTDLIPSLNIIDGVHKRLVLVISNMQESDFQRKVFHPEKNADLSLYYLLQLYAWHGKHHLGHLEIIARN is encoded by the coding sequence ATGGAAAACTTGCAATACCCAATTGGTAAATTTCAATTTCAAGATTTTTTTTCAGCAGATACAGTTGCTCATTGCATTTCCGATATTGAAAAATTACCAGGGCAAATGCAAAAATCCCTTTCGCACATTGCGAAAGAAAAATATGCCATCCCGTATCGTCCTAATGGTTGGAATGCTGTTCAATTAGTAAATCATATAGCTGATAGTCATGCCAATGCACTTATCCGGTTTAAATTAGGAATTACAGAAGATTATCCAACCGTAAAACCTTATAGAGAAGAGTTGTGGGCAACACTTCCTGATGGAATGAATACGGACTTAATTCCCTCATTAAACATTATTGATGGGGTGCACAAAAGACTTGTTCTTGTAATCTCGAATATGCAAGAGTCAGATTTTCAACGCAAAGTTTTTCATCCCGAGAAAAATGCTGATTTATCCCTTTATTATTTGCTTCAATTATATGCATGGCACGGTAAGCATCATTTAGGTCACCTCGAAATTATTGCTCGCAATTAA
- the miaA gene encoding tRNA (adenosine(37)-N6)-dimethylallyltransferase MiaA, whose amino-acid sequence MKTTLVAICGPTAIGKTEVAIEYAQRHQTEIVSFDSRQFFKELSIGTAKPSNEELKKVPHHFVNSHSIQRAYNAGTYAQEANLVISDLAKKYSTIILVGGSGLYLQSLLYGFDSIPSINADTRQHIKKLFDEKGLEFLQQEILKHDAGYAATVDIHNPARLMRALEVFYQTGKPYTSFLAKKENQMPYKVEYKYLTMNRQELYSRINKRVDAMIEAGLEAECRSLLAYRNHHALQTVGYKEMFEYIDEDMTLEMCIDKIKQHTRNYAKRQITWFSKMVANA is encoded by the coding sequence TTGAAAACCACACTAGTGGCCATTTGCGGCCCTACCGCAATTGGCAAAACTGAAGTAGCTATTGAATATGCACAACGCCATCAAACAGAAATAGTTAGTTTTGACTCACGGCAATTTTTTAAGGAGCTTAGCATAGGCACTGCTAAACCAAGTAACGAGGAGTTAAAAAAAGTACCGCATCACTTTGTCAACTCACATTCTATTCAGCGTGCATATAATGCAGGCACGTATGCCCAGGAGGCTAACTTGGTAATTAGCGATTTAGCCAAAAAATATTCTACCATAATCCTGGTTGGGGGTTCGGGACTTTACTTGCAATCTTTGCTATACGGATTCGATTCGATACCTTCTATAAATGCAGACACACGACAACATATAAAAAAACTTTTTGACGAGAAGGGCCTGGAATTTTTGCAACAAGAAATATTAAAACACGATGCCGGTTATGCGGCCACTGTGGATATTCATAATCCGGCACGACTGATGCGGGCACTTGAGGTATTTTATCAAACCGGCAAACCCTACACATCCTTCCTTGCAAAAAAAGAAAACCAAATGCCCTATAAGGTTGAGTACAAGTATTTAACCATGAACCGGCAGGAATTGTATAGCCGTATTAATAAACGCGTAGATGCTATGATAGAAGCCGGGCTAGAGGCAGAATGCAGGAGCCTGCTTGCTTATCGTAATCACCATGCATTGCAAACTGTGGGGTACAAAGAAATGTTTGAGTATATAGATGAAGACATGACGTTGGAAATGTGCATTGATAAAATTAAGCAACACACGCGCAACTATGCGAAAAGGCAAATTACATGGTTTTCGAAAATGGTGGCTAATGCATGA
- a CDS encoding outer membrane beta-barrel protein gives MNTYKNITVLLLLFCLSFACAQAQSSRKTKEEREAEEQKRIENLWNYQNGYIAVSAGYGIGNYFNSILDTLLVDLWTRKTKDNAIGTIYLKYDRVYRSGMSFGVSGAYLKIIQEGTIGTYDSLRNENTGEFSYNTFSILLRGSYHFKVTRHTTIYGGLGLGFRQGYFLYTDNDPKFRPDILKENNYNFPIGAELTLGTRIFFSPKMAGYVEVGLAKSVMQFGLTYRIKMKEVTK, from the coding sequence ATGAACACGTATAAAAATATCACGGTATTGCTTTTGTTATTTTGTTTGTCTTTCGCCTGCGCGCAAGCACAGTCATCACGCAAAACCAAAGAAGAGCGCGAAGCAGAGGAGCAAAAAAGGATTGAAAATTTGTGGAATTATCAAAATGGATACATAGCTGTATCAGCAGGCTATGGTATTGGAAATTATTTTAACTCGATACTTGATACATTATTGGTTGACTTATGGACTCGTAAAACGAAGGATAATGCAATAGGTACCATCTATTTAAAATATGATCGAGTTTATCGTTCAGGCATGAGTTTTGGCGTTAGCGGTGCATATTTAAAAATAATTCAGGAGGGAACGATTGGCACTTACGACTCTCTGCGAAATGAAAATACGGGTGAGTTTAGTTATAACACCTTCAGCATTTTATTGCGAGGGAGCTATCATTTTAAAGTAACCAGGCATACAACAATTTATGGTGGGCTTGGGTTAGGTTTCAGGCAAGGATATTTTCTTTATACAGATAATGACCCTAAATTCAGACCTGATATTTTAAAAGAGAACAATTATAATTTCCCTATTGGGGCAGAACTTACTCTTGGAACAAGAATTTTCTTTAGTCCAAAGATGGCAGGCTATGTAGAGGTTGGCCTTGCAAAATCGGTGATGCAATTTGGACTAACATACAGGATAAAAATGAAAGAAGTAACGAAATAA
- the pnp gene encoding polyribonucleotide nucleotidyltransferase: MNLKSPVTQSFSIGDGVEISIETGKLAKQADGSVVLRCGDCMILATVVSNQEAREGIDFLPLSVDYQEKYAGSGRFPGGFFKREARLSEYEILISRLVDRALRPLFPEDYHADVQVLLTTISLDKNVMPDSLAGLAASAALSISDIPFGGPIGEVRVARVDGNFVINPSPQQIEVADIDIMVAGSAENIVMVEGEMQEVSETEMIEAIKLGHDAIKKMCQAQVELVEKIGGVTKREYNHEVNDDELKEKVKQGTYQKLYEIALMGMADKHKRTEMFKAVLEEYKATFTAEELALNESLVKKYFYEVQYHAVRDAILNESKRLDGRELQQIRPIWSEVNYIPSAHGSGLFTRGETQSLTTVTLGGKMDEQMIDGAMFKGENRFLLHYNFPPFSTGEARPMRGTGRREVGHGNLAMRSLKKVLPPSTENPYTMRIVSDILESNGSSSMATVCAGSMALMDAGIKIKSTCAGIAMGLISDGKGKFAVLSDILGDEDHLGDMDFKVTGTTKGICGCQMDLKVNGLPYQVLEQALEQARKGRLHIIGEMEKTISVANADYKPHAPRIEEIIIDKEFIGAVIGPGGKIIQEIQRTTGTTITIEEKNERGYVQILATDKVAMDAAIERVKAIVAIPEVGGTYQGVVRNIQTFGAFVEFMPGKDGLLHISEISYDRLNSMDGVLKEGDKVKVKLIEVDEKTGKFRLSAKALLPKPDGYVEAPARGPRPEGPRGPRRDNRRDGERGDRRDNDRGDRSQRRSAPENN; the protein is encoded by the coding sequence ATGAATTTAAAATCTCCAGTTACCCAAAGCTTTAGTATAGGCGATGGTGTAGAAATTTCCATTGAAACCGGAAAATTAGCAAAGCAAGCCGATGGTTCGGTAGTTTTAAGATGTGGCGATTGCATGATCTTAGCCACCGTAGTTAGTAATCAGGAAGCCCGTGAAGGGATTGACTTTTTACCTTTAAGTGTTGATTACCAGGAAAAATATGCCGGTTCAGGCCGTTTTCCGGGTGGCTTTTTTAAACGAGAAGCCCGATTGAGCGAATATGAAATATTGATATCCCGATTAGTTGATCGTGCGTTACGTCCGCTTTTCCCCGAAGATTATCATGCCGATGTACAAGTATTGTTAACGACAATTTCTTTAGATAAAAATGTGATGCCTGATTCGCTTGCCGGGTTGGCAGCATCAGCAGCCCTATCTATTTCCGATATTCCTTTTGGTGGGCCAATAGGGGAAGTACGCGTAGCGCGTGTTGACGGAAATTTTGTAATTAACCCATCCCCACAACAAATTGAAGTAGCAGATATAGATATTATGGTGGCAGGTAGTGCCGAGAATATTGTGATGGTAGAAGGTGAAATGCAGGAAGTAAGCGAGACTGAAATGATTGAAGCAATAAAGCTTGGCCATGATGCCATAAAAAAAATGTGTCAGGCGCAAGTTGAATTGGTTGAAAAAATTGGTGGTGTTACTAAAAGGGAATACAACCATGAGGTTAATGATGATGAATTGAAAGAAAAGGTGAAGCAAGGCACCTACCAAAAGCTATACGAAATTGCGCTAATGGGCATGGCCGATAAGCACAAGCGCACTGAAATGTTTAAAGCTGTTTTAGAAGAATACAAAGCAACTTTTACTGCGGAAGAATTAGCGTTGAACGAGTCGTTGGTAAAAAAATATTTCTATGAAGTACAGTATCATGCCGTAAGAGATGCAATATTGAACGAGAGCAAGCGCCTTGATGGCCGCGAATTGCAACAAATTCGACCAATATGGAGCGAGGTTAATTACATTCCTTCAGCACATGGAAGCGGTTTATTCACACGTGGCGAAACACAGTCGCTTACCACGGTTACACTTGGAGGAAAAATGGATGAGCAAATGATTGACGGTGCAATGTTTAAGGGTGAAAATAGATTCTTATTGCATTATAACTTTCCACCATTTAGTACAGGTGAAGCCCGCCCAATGCGTGGAACAGGCAGACGCGAAGTTGGACATGGTAACCTTGCCATGCGTTCTTTAAAGAAAGTATTGCCGCCTTCAACCGAAAATCCCTATACCATGCGTATTGTTAGTGATATACTAGAATCCAATGGTTCATCATCTATGGCTACGGTATGCGCTGGTTCAATGGCATTAATGGATGCCGGAATTAAAATTAAGTCAACCTGTGCAGGCATTGCAATGGGATTGATTAGCGATGGTAAAGGCAAGTTTGCTGTATTAAGCGATATATTAGGCGATGAAGATCATCTGGGTGATATGGATTTTAAAGTAACAGGCACAACCAAAGGAATATGTGGTTGTCAAATGGATCTTAAAGTAAATGGTTTACCATACCAGGTATTGGAACAAGCATTAGAACAAGCTCGTAAAGGGCGTTTGCATATTATTGGAGAAATGGAAAAAACCATTAGCGTAGCTAATGCAGATTATAAGCCACATGCACCACGTATTGAAGAAATTATTATTGACAAAGAATTTATTGGAGCAGTAATAGGACCCGGAGGCAAAATTATACAGGAAATACAGCGCACTACAGGTACCACCATTACCATTGAAGAGAAAAACGAAAGAGGCTACGTTCAGATACTTGCAACTGATAAAGTGGCAATGGATGCGGCAATAGAAAGGGTAAAGGCTATAGTTGCTATTCCAGAAGTTGGTGGAACATACCAAGGGGTTGTGCGAAACATACAAACGTTTGGAGCATTTGTAGAGTTTATGCCTGGCAAGGATGGACTCTTACATATTAGCGAAATCAGTTATGACAGACTAAATAGCATGGATGGTGTACTGAAAGAAGGTGATAAAGTAAAAGTGAAACTAATTGAAGTGGATGAAAAAACTGGTAAGTTTCGTTTGTCGGCAAAGGCGTTGTTGCCCAAGCCTGATGGCTATGTAGAAGCACCAGCCCGAGGACCCCGCCCTGAAGGGCCTCGTGGTCCGCGCAGAGACAACCGTAGAGATGGCGAACGAGGTGACCGCAGAGATAACGACCGAGGCGACCGTTCGCAACGCAGATCAGCACCCGAGAATAATTAA
- the rpsO gene encoding 30S ribosomal protein S15: MILTAEAKKEIFKTYGGSDSNTGSAESQIALFTQRITHLTSHLQKQPKDFGTQRSLIKLVGKRRSLLNYLHNTEISRYRAIISKLGIRK; the protein is encoded by the coding sequence ATGATATTAACGGCAGAAGCAAAAAAAGAAATTTTCAAAACCTATGGTGGCAGTGATTCTAACACAGGAAGTGCCGAATCGCAAATTGCCTTGTTTACTCAACGCATTACCCACCTTACCAGTCACTTACAAAAACAACCTAAAGATTTTGGTACACAGCGTTCATTGATTAAATTGGTTGGTAAGCGTAGAAGTTTGTTAAATTATTTGCATAATACAGAGATTTCTCGCTATCGTGCAATAATCAGCAAATTAGGTATAAGGAAGTAA
- a CDS encoding glycine--tRNA ligase, with translation MANNEELFKNIISHSKEYGFIFQSSEIYDGLSAVYDYGQSGALLKNNLREYWWRSMVQMNENIAGIDAAIFMHPTTWKASGHVDAFSDPLIDNRDSKKRYRADVLIEEHVAKIETKIEKEVEKAKARFGESFDPTIYRQTNPRVMEYQKKVDEINARFKSSLDAGDLDQVKQLVIDLEITCPVSGTRNWTDVRQFNLMFNTQLGSVSEEASTIYLRPETAQGIFVNFLNVQKTGRMKIPFGIAQTGKAFRNEIVARQFIFRMREFEQMEMQYFVKPGTELEWYEKWKTTRLAWHRALGFATNKYRFHDHLKLAHYANAACDIEFEFPFGFKELEGIHSRTDYDLKRHEEFSGKRLQYFDSEENISYVPYVIETSIGLDRLFLATLSAAYTHEQLEDGSDRVVLKIPPPLAPIKVAVLPLIKKDGLPEKARQVMDALKMDVMCFYEEKDAIGKRYRRQDAIGTPYCITIDHQTLNDDTVTIRFRDDMKQERISVSEVNAIVDAKVNMKNLLMGIL, from the coding sequence ATGGCAAACAACGAAGAATTATTTAAGAACATTATTTCGCATAGTAAAGAGTATGGATTTATTTTCCAATCGAGCGAGATATACGATGGGCTAAGTGCCGTATATGATTATGGACAAAGCGGTGCTTTGCTAAAAAATAACTTGCGCGAATATTGGTGGCGCAGTATGGTGCAAATGAATGAAAACATAGCAGGTATAGATGCTGCTATTTTTATGCACCCTACCACATGGAAAGCATCGGGACATGTGGATGCCTTTAGCGACCCATTAATAGACAACCGCGATAGCAAGAAACGATATCGTGCCGATGTTCTTATTGAAGAACATGTGGCGAAAATCGAAACCAAAATTGAAAAAGAAGTAGAAAAGGCTAAGGCGCGTTTTGGAGAAAGCTTTGACCCAACCATTTACCGCCAAACCAATCCACGTGTGATGGAATATCAGAAAAAAGTGGATGAAATAAATGCAAGGTTTAAGTCGAGTCTTGATGCGGGAGATCTTGATCAGGTTAAGCAACTAGTAATTGATCTTGAAATTACATGCCCGGTAAGCGGTACACGCAACTGGACTGATGTACGTCAGTTTAATCTGATGTTTAATACGCAATTAGGTTCGGTAAGCGAAGAAGCTTCTACCATCTACCTTCGTCCTGAAACTGCCCAGGGTATATTTGTCAATTTTTTGAATGTTCAAAAAACAGGAAGGATGAAAATTCCGTTTGGCATAGCCCAAACCGGAAAAGCATTTCGAAATGAGATTGTTGCTCGTCAGTTTATATTCCGCATGCGCGAATTTGAACAGATGGAAATGCAATACTTTGTAAAACCTGGAACAGAACTTGAGTGGTACGAAAAATGGAAAACAACACGCTTAGCATGGCATCGCGCCCTTGGTTTTGCAACAAATAAATATCGCTTTCATGATCATTTAAAACTAGCGCACTATGCCAATGCTGCATGCGATATTGAATTTGAATTTCCTTTTGGTTTTAAGGAATTAGAAGGTATACACTCGCGCACCGATTACGATCTTAAGCGCCATGAAGAGTTTTCAGGAAAAAGACTACAGTATTTTGATTCGGAAGAAAACATTAGCTATGTGCCATATGTTATAGAAACTTCGATTGGGCTTGACCGATTGTTTCTTGCAACCTTGTCAGCAGCCTATACACATGAACAGCTCGAAGATGGCAGCGACCGTGTTGTGCTCAAAATACCACCACCGCTAGCACCTATAAAAGTGGCCGTGTTGCCACTTATAAAAAAAGATGGCCTGCCCGAAAAAGCGCGTCAGGTAATGGATGCATTGAAAATGGATGTCATGTGTTTTTACGAAGAAAAAGATGCCATAGGTAAACGTTACCGCAGGCAAGATGCAATAGGCACACCATATTGTATCACGATTGATCATCAAACATTGAACGATGACACGGTAACCATACGCTTTCGCGATGATATGAAGCAGGAGCGAATATCAGTAAGCGAAGTTAATGCCATAGTTGATGCCAAAGTGAATATGAAAAATTTATTGATGGGTATTCTTTAG